A portion of the Rhodanobacter sp. AS-Z3 genome contains these proteins:
- a CDS encoding HAMP domain-containing sensor histidine kinase: MKPMRTSLYWRLLVWFCVANLLVLALGGLFARRFIEFTTTVEINWAALAQDADQAYESGGRDALAVWVAQQRQQGVEATLLEHGEMLYPIRLGDAVRSQLPSLLGSDRSVVMQPRPGFYVAFQQVNGDDGHARQLLAMSRTHVRLRPQTREKIYLAMQLLLSLLFIGAVGWWVARSVARPVEALRRATRRMADGELSARVGRQGGMAHDELAQLAGDFDVMAGRIEALVAHDRGVLQDLSHELRSPLARLQLILDLARRGHNAEESAPYFSQAEQEIARLDRMLGDMLALSRMEGGLPGMEREQLQLVDVVHECVEQSRLEADAKQVELWLVSAESAIVSGNAMLLERALDNLLANAIKFSPAGGRVEVILRVDQQFAEISVRDHGPGVPADELALLFRPFFRGSNAARAEGHGLGLAIVRRVVQVHGGTIEVRNAEGGGLEVRVRLPLA; the protein is encoded by the coding sequence ATGAAGCCGATGCGCACTTCGTTGTACTGGCGGTTGCTGGTCTGGTTTTGCGTCGCCAATCTGCTGGTGCTGGCACTCGGTGGCCTGTTCGCCCGTCGCTTCATCGAATTCACCACCACGGTCGAGATCAACTGGGCGGCGCTGGCGCAGGATGCCGACCAGGCTTACGAAAGCGGTGGCCGCGATGCACTCGCCGTCTGGGTGGCGCAGCAGCGACAGCAAGGTGTGGAGGCAACCCTGCTCGAGCATGGCGAGATGCTCTATCCGATCCGTCTGGGCGATGCGGTGCGCTCGCAATTGCCGTCGTTGCTGGGATCGGATCGCAGCGTGGTGATGCAGCCGCGGCCGGGTTTCTATGTCGCGTTCCAGCAGGTCAATGGCGACGACGGTCACGCCCGGCAACTGCTGGCGATGAGTCGAACGCATGTGCGCCTGCGCCCGCAAACGCGCGAGAAAATTTATCTGGCGATGCAGTTGCTGCTGTCGCTGCTGTTCATCGGTGCGGTCGGCTGGTGGGTGGCGCGCAGCGTGGCGCGTCCGGTCGAAGCACTGCGCCGGGCCACGCGGCGCATGGCCGATGGCGAACTCTCCGCCCGGGTGGGTCGGCAGGGTGGCATGGCACATGACGAGCTGGCCCAACTGGCCGGCGACTTCGACGTGATGGCCGGCCGCATCGAGGCGCTGGTCGCGCATGATCGTGGCGTGCTGCAGGACCTGTCCCACGAGTTGCGTTCGCCGCTGGCGCGGCTGCAGTTGATCCTCGATCTCGCCCGCCGTGGTCACAACGCCGAGGAGTCGGCACCGTACTTCAGCCAGGCCGAGCAGGAGATCGCCCGGCTCGACCGCATGCTGGGCGACATGCTCGCCTTGTCGCGAATGGAGGGCGGCTTGCCCGGGATGGAGCGCGAACAACTGCAACTGGTCGACGTGGTGCACGAGTGCGTGGAGCAGTCGCGGCTGGAAGCGGATGCGAAGCAGGTCGAGCTGTGGCTGGTCAGTGCCGAGTCCGCCATTGTTTCCGGTAACGCCATGCTGCTGGAGCGTGCGCTGGACAACCTGCTTGCGAACGCGATCAAGTTCAGTCCGGCCGGTGGCCGGGTCGAGGTGATCCTGCGCGTCGATCAGCAATTTGCCGAGATCAGCGTGCGCGATCACGGGCCGGGGGTGCCGGCGGACGAACTTGCTCTGCTGTTTCGTCCGTTCTTTCGCGGCAGCAATGCGGCGCGCGCGGAGGGGCATGGGTTGGGGTTGGCGATCGTGCGGCGCGTGGTGCAGGTGCATGGCGGCACGATCGAGGTGCGGAACGCTGAGGGTGGGGGGTTGGAGGTTCGGGTGAGGTTGCCGCTGGCGTGA
- a CDS encoding sigma-70 family RNA polymerase sigma factor has translation MTLRQDALYASYQRMERPLFNVLYRQLWQAEDCQDVIHDSYVRVWERRDKVDETTLDALVWTTALNLAKNRLRWRVLRRHDTLDEASSPLASDAKPQDFLATRQLHEALRKLPRAWQQVLLLSEFSGLRGTEIASVLGIPAGTVASRKHLAMERLKTLMGASFDA, from the coding sequence ATGACGCTGCGCCAGGACGCGCTGTATGCCAGCTATCAGCGAATGGAACGTCCGCTATTCAACGTGCTGTACCGCCAGCTGTGGCAGGCGGAGGATTGTCAGGATGTGATCCACGACAGCTACGTACGCGTGTGGGAGCGACGCGACAAGGTGGATGAAACCACGCTGGACGCACTGGTCTGGACCACCGCGCTCAACCTGGCCAAGAACCGCCTGCGCTGGCGCGTGTTGCGTCGGCATGACACGCTCGACGAGGCATCATCGCCGTTGGCCAGCGACGCCAAGCCGCAGGATTTTCTCGCCACCCGCCAGTTGCATGAAGCCTTGCGCAAGCTGCCGCGTGCCTGGCAACAAGTGCTGCTGTTGTCCGAGTTCAGCGGTTTGCGCGGCACCGAGATTGCCAGCGTGCTCGGCATTCCGGCAGGCACCGTAGCCTCACGCAAACACCTGGCGATGGAACGCTTGAAGACCTTGATGGGAGCGTCTTTCGATGCATGA
- a CDS encoding DUF6249 domain-containing protein produces MEFEILIPIVLFICIAYAIKVVVDARVRGRMIGAGGSEELVKSILLDEELRRRHSSLRWGIVLIFVGLAFGLIQWFGWQEVTPGMVAVLAGATGLGNLVSFAVSRKLT; encoded by the coding sequence ATGGAATTCGAGATACTCATTCCGATCGTGCTGTTCATCTGCATTGCCTACGCCATCAAGGTGGTGGTCGATGCGCGGGTACGTGGCCGGATGATCGGCGCTGGTGGATCGGAGGAGCTGGTCAAGTCGATCCTGCTTGACGAGGAACTGCGCCGCCGCCACTCGTCGTTACGTTGGGGCATCGTGCTGATCTTCGTCGGGCTCGCCTTCGGCCTGATCCAGTGGTTTGGCTGGCAGGAAGTCACGCCCGGCATGGTTGCGGTGCTGGCCGGTGCTACCGGTCTGGGCAATCTGGTGTCGTTCGCGGTCTCGCGCAAACTCACCTGA
- a CDS encoding sigma-70 family RNA polymerase sigma factor, producing the protein MDDIRSSPDRDLVDAVLANRPGAFERLVREYQGLCWHIIQRMVRNPEDARELCQDTFLRVHQCLHQYRYESALKSWIGRIAFTIALRHLQHKRIPLVDSSDDEGESRVENIGDGFDLEAACVDEETARHLHEAIEALPPLQRTLLTLYYLEETPIPEIARITGMATGTIKSHLFRSRLRLRDALETRTGVAA; encoded by the coding sequence ATGGATGACATCCGCAGCAGCCCTGACCGCGACCTGGTCGACGCCGTACTGGCCAACCGGCCGGGCGCGTTCGAACGCCTGGTGCGTGAGTATCAGGGACTATGCTGGCATATCATCCAGCGCATGGTGCGCAACCCGGAAGATGCGCGCGAGCTGTGCCAGGACACCTTCCTGCGCGTGCACCAATGCCTGCATCAATACCGTTACGAAAGCGCACTGAAGTCATGGATCGGCCGGATCGCCTTCACCATCGCGCTGCGCCACCTGCAGCACAAGCGCATTCCACTGGTCGACTCGAGTGATGACGAGGGTGAATCACGGGTGGAAAACATCGGCGACGGCTTCGACCTCGAGGCCGCCTGTGTCGACGAAGAAACCGCCCGCCACCTGCATGAAGCGATCGAGGCCCTGCCGCCACTGCAGCGCACCTTGCTCACCTTGTATTACCTTGAAGAAACACCCATCCCCGAGATTGCCCGCATCACCGGTATGGCGACCGGCACGATCAAGAGCCATCTGTTCCGCTCGCGCCTGCGCCTGCGCGACGCACTAGAGACACGCACAGGAGTTGCTGCATGA
- a CDS encoding trimeric intracellular cation channel family protein, which translates to MNEQLLFNLVDLAGTFAFAISGATAARRCNLDLFGILAIAFITACGGGIARDLCIGAIPPAGLSDWRYLFTSVIAALLTIVAYPWVERLTYPVRLFDAMGLGLFAVYGAHKTLLFGHNAEMAILLGIITAIGGGMARDVLLARVSIVLQQEIYASAAFVGAALSVLGEYLSWPAVWATWLPMLACFVLRFLSLRLHWNLPRFGRDASS; encoded by the coding sequence GTGAATGAGCAACTGTTGTTCAACCTGGTCGACCTTGCCGGCACGTTTGCGTTCGCGATCAGCGGCGCCACCGCCGCCCGCCGCTGCAACCTCGACCTGTTCGGCATCCTGGCGATTGCCTTCATCACCGCTTGCGGCGGCGGCATCGCCCGCGATTTGTGCATTGGTGCGATTCCGCCGGCGGGTTTGTCGGACTGGCGCTATCTGTTCACTTCGGTGATTGCTGCGCTGCTGACCATCGTGGCGTATCCGTGGGTGGAACGGTTGACCTATCCGGTACGCTTGTTCGATGCGATGGGCTTGGGACTGTTCGCGGTGTATGGCGCGCACAAGACGCTGTTGTTCGGGCACAACGCGGAGATGGCGATACTCTTGGGCATCATCACCGCGATCGGCGGCGGCATGGCGCGTGATGTGCTGCTGGCGCGCGTGTCGATCGTGTTGCAGCAGGAAATTTATGCGTCGGCTGCGTTTGTCGGTGCCGCGCTGTCGGTGCTCGGTGAATACCTGAGCTGGCCCGCGGTGTGGGCGACCTGGTTGCCGATGCTTGCCTGTTTTGTCTTGCGCTTCCTGTCGCTGCGCCTGCACTGGAATCTGCCGCGATTCGGTCGGGATGCGTCGTCGTGA
- the dinB gene encoding DNA polymerase IV, whose amino-acid sequence MSSPRKILHVDMDAFYASVEQRDDPSLRGKPVAVAWRGSRSVVCAASYEARVFGVRSAMPAISAERLCPQLVFVPPDFVRYKAVSRKIREIFSRHTDLIEPLSLDEAYLDVTVTKTGLPSATATAEAIRAAIREETQLTASAGVAPNKFLAKIASDFRKPDGLFVVRPHQIESFLTPLKVGRLPGVGKVMEAKLAALKIATVGDLRTLALAELELRFGRWGRRLHELSQGIDEHPVQPDRPTLQISAEDTFEHDLTLAELEPHIRDLAEKAWAGYQHERDRLARTVVLKLKTSDFRTLTRSLTPSARPMSAGELGDIACALRERVERPADSRYRLVGVGLSGFIDADSYQAQADLFD is encoded by the coding sequence ATGTCTTCGCCACGCAAGATTCTGCACGTCGACATGGACGCGTTCTACGCGTCGGTGGAGCAGCGCGACGATCCGTCGTTGCGCGGCAAGCCGGTGGCGGTGGCGTGGCGCGGTTCGCGTTCGGTAGTCTGCGCAGCGAGCTACGAGGCCCGCGTGTTCGGTGTGCGTTCGGCGATGCCGGCAATCAGTGCGGAACGGCTGTGCCCGCAACTGGTCTTCGTGCCACCGGACTTCGTGCGCTACAAGGCAGTGTCGCGGAAAATTCGCGAGATCTTCTCACGGCATACCGACCTGATCGAACCGCTGTCACTGGACGAGGCCTATCTCGACGTCACCGTGACCAAGACCGGCCTGCCGTCGGCCACCGCCACCGCCGAAGCGATTCGTGCAGCGATTCGCGAGGAGACCCAACTCACCGCATCGGCCGGCGTGGCACCGAACAAATTCCTGGCCAAGATCGCTTCGGACTTCCGCAAGCCCGATGGCCTGTTCGTGGTACGCCCACACCAAATTGAAAGCTTCCTCACTCCGTTGAAAGTGGGCCGTCTGCCCGGCGTGGGCAAGGTGATGGAGGCGAAGCTGGCCGCGCTCAAGATTGCCACGGTGGGTGACCTGCGCACGCTGGCGCTGGCCGAACTCGAGCTACGCTTCGGCCGCTGGGGCCGCCGACTGCACGAACTGTCGCAAGGTATCGACGAGCATCCGGTACAACCGGATCGTCCCACCTTGCAGATATCGGCCGAAGACACGTTCGAACACGACCTGACCCTGGCCGAACTGGAGCCGCATATTCGCGATCTGGCGGAAAAGGCCTGGGCCGGCTATCAGCACGAGCGCGATCGGCTGGCCCGCACCGTGGTGCTGAAATTGAAAACGTCGGATTTCCGCACGCTGACGCGCAGCCTCACGCCCTCGGCGCGACCGATGTCGGCCGGTGAACTGGGCGACATCGCCTGTGCGTTGCGCGAGCGCGTCGAGCGCCCCGCCGACAGCCGCTATCGGCTGGTCGGCGTGGGCTTGTCCGGCTTCATCGACGCGGACAGTTACCAGGCACAGGCGGATCTGTTCGACTGA
- a CDS encoding amino acid permease, with product MLTEPANAYARRLNTWDAAMIVIGGVIGAGIFLTPATVARSTSSGAELLLLWVFGGLLTFAGVLCYAELGSRRPQAGGIYVYLREAFGLLPGFLFGWTMALINYPGSVAAVATMFADYLCTALGLAPLIYVKPVAVGAIVFIVGINLFGIRAGAWMQNIFTVLKLVAVALLVISGLVLARGQLGPALAVDTTYPVSSWAFAGALLPVLFTYGGFHYLNDLAGEVRNPQRTLPRALALGMVGVVVCYVLVNYAYLAGLGHAGLSASEAPAADLMRRMFGDTGATVIAIGIACSTFGYCSIAIAGGARVLQTMGADGVFFRAAGRLDPRTRAPQIALALLGGWAAVLTYSGSFNQLLNYTTVGEWVGHVFGIGTLFWYRKHFIDQPAPYRVPFYPLLPLIFVITVFGVIVASAVHAPGDAGMSLLIIALGVPVYYGWQWWSRKRA from the coding sequence ATGCTGACCGAACCCGCCAATGCCTATGCCCGTCGCCTGAATACCTGGGACGCCGCGATGATTGTCATCGGCGGTGTGATCGGGGCAGGCATCTTCCTCACACCTGCCACGGTGGCGCGCAGTACCTCGTCGGGCGCGGAGCTGCTGCTGTTGTGGGTGTTCGGTGGCTTGCTCACCTTCGCCGGTGTGTTGTGTTACGCCGAACTGGGTTCGCGGCGACCGCAAGCCGGTGGCATTTATGTCTACCTGCGCGAGGCGTTTGGACTGCTGCCGGGCTTCCTGTTTGGCTGGACCATGGCGCTGATCAATTACCCCGGCAGCGTGGCCGCGGTGGCGACCATGTTCGCCGATTATCTGTGTACCGCGCTGGGTCTGGCGCCACTGATCTACGTGAAGCCGGTGGCCGTGGGAGCGATCGTTTTCATCGTCGGCATCAACCTGTTCGGCATTCGCGCCGGCGCGTGGATGCAGAATATTTTCACCGTGCTGAAGCTGGTCGCCGTGGCGCTGCTGGTGATCAGTGGGCTGGTGCTGGCGCGCGGCCAGTTGGGTCCGGCGCTGGCCGTGGACACCACCTACCCGGTGTCGTCGTGGGCATTCGCGGGCGCGTTGTTGCCGGTGCTGTTCACCTACGGCGGCTTCCATTACCTCAACGATCTGGCCGGTGAAGTACGCAATCCGCAACGCACCCTGCCGCGTGCGTTGGCGTTGGGCATGGTCGGCGTGGTGGTCTGCTACGTACTGGTCAACTACGCCTACCTGGCCGGGCTCGGTCATGCGGGACTTTCCGCCAGCGAAGCGCCAGCGGCCGACCTGATGCGCCGGATGTTCGGGGATACCGGTGCCACCGTGATCGCCATCGGCATTGCGTGTTCCACCTTCGGTTATTGCAGCATCGCGATTGCCGGTGGTGCGCGTGTGCTGCAGACGATGGGTGCCGATGGCGTGTTCTTCCGTGCCGCCGGACGGCTTGATCCGCGTACCCGCGCGCCGCAGATCGCGCTGGCCTTGCTGGGCGGGTGGGCGGCAGTGCTCACCTATTCCGGCAGCTTCAACCAGTTGCTCAACTACACCACGGTGGGCGAATGGGTTGGCCACGTGTTCGGTATTGGCACGTTGTTCTGGTACCGCAAGCATTTCATTGATCAGCCCGCACCGTATCGCGTGCCGTTCTATCCGCTGCTGCCACTGATCTTCGTGATCACCGTGTTCGGCGTGATCGTGGCCAGTGCGGTCCATGCGCCGGGCGACGCCGGCATGAGCTTGTTGATCATCGCGCTGGGCGTGCCGGTGTATTACGGCTGGCAGTGGTGGTCGCGAAAGCGCGCCTGA
- a CDS encoding ATP-binding cassette domain-containing protein: protein MSAASVRVESVTKRFSGHTAVNHLTMEIPGGGIFGLLGPNGAGKSTTIRLIMGILEPDEGQIVLFGSAHNSRALSQRIGYLPEERGLYKKMKVLDHLIFLGETKGIGRADARKRANAWLERLGVSDWALKKVEDLSKGMQQKVQFAGALLHEPELVILDEPFSGLDPVNAQVMKDIVVGIAAEGRTVLFSTHVMEQAERMCDRIAIIARGEMVVNGTVAQVKEDFGGRHVALGFTHDKARAENILADRSLISRVDDYGATAELQMADGADPEKLLAALVGEGVGLRRFEIVEPSLHAIFIAKVGADAATAHAGVAA, encoded by the coding sequence ATGAGCGCAGCAAGTGTTCGCGTGGAGTCCGTGACCAAGCGTTTTTCCGGTCATACCGCGGTAAATCATCTCACCATGGAAATTCCCGGCGGCGGCATCTTCGGCCTGCTGGGGCCTAATGGGGCGGGCAAGTCGACCACGATCCGTCTGATCATGGGCATTCTGGAACCGGACGAAGGGCAAATCGTGCTGTTCGGCTCGGCGCACAACAGCCGGGCATTGTCGCAGCGCATCGGCTACCTGCCGGAAGAGCGCGGCCTGTACAAGAAAATGAAGGTGCTCGATCACCTGATCTTCCTGGGTGAAACCAAGGGCATCGGTCGTGCCGATGCACGCAAGCGCGCGAACGCCTGGCTGGAACGCCTTGGGGTCAGCGACTGGGCGTTGAAGAAGGTCGAGGACTTGTCCAAGGGCATGCAGCAGAAGGTGCAGTTTGCCGGCGCGCTGTTGCATGAGCCCGAGCTGGTCATTCTGGATGAACCTTTTTCCGGGCTGGACCCGGTCAACGCGCAAGTGATGAAGGACATCGTGGTGGGCATCGCCGCCGAGGGGCGCACGGTGCTGTTTTCCACCCACGTGATGGAACAGGCCGAGCGCATGTGCGACCGCATTGCCATCATCGCGCGTGGCGAGATGGTGGTGAATGGCACGGTGGCGCAGGTCAAGGAAGATTTTGGTGGACGTCATGTGGCGCTGGGTTTCACCCACGACAAGGCGCGTGCCGAGAACATCCTGGCTGATCGCTCGCTGATCTCCCGCGTCGACGACTACGGCGCCACCGCCGAATTGCAGATGGCTGATGGGGCCGATCCCGAAAAGTTGCTGGCTGCGTTGGTTGGCGAAGGCGTGGGTCTGCGTCGTTTCGAAATCGTCGAGCCTTCGCTGCACGCCATTTTCATTGCCAAGGTGGGCGCTGATGCCGCCACGGCCCATGCCGGAGTTGCCGCATGA
- a CDS encoding ABC transporter permease: MSKIVAVIRREFVERVRTKAFVISTLLLPVFMVAMVLLPAMMMKGGDRTNNVAVVDASSTGLGQPVSQALTAEKIGSGADAKARYTVKVFPATSDELAKVRDGLIASTGFSSKERKDGFDGVLVLTDDTLATGKVSYYGGNVGSMDSMVKLQSGVSSALAGVRLGKSGVDAALVKQAMKPANMETTKVSDGKLTGQSGAESFMIAYFMGFILYIAILIYGQQTMTSVIEEKTSRIMEVLTSSLTPFEMLLGKVLGVGLAGLTQMAIWGGTVFLISSQRVHLAGLFGMSADAAASFPIPGMAPGLLVVFLLYFALGFLLYGALYAAIGAMCNTIQETQQYAIFVTMFIIVGFFAVFALIKDPTGQLGVTLSFVPFFAPFTMPVRYSLTSVPPLELALSLGIMLVTLLACVWLAARIYRTGILMYGKKPSWSELWRWIRA, encoded by the coding sequence ATGAGCAAGATTGTTGCCGTTATCCGGCGCGAGTTTGTCGAACGGGTGCGTACCAAGGCATTCGTGATTTCCACCCTGCTGCTGCCGGTGTTCATGGTGGCGATGGTGTTGTTGCCGGCGATGATGATGAAGGGTGGCGATCGCACCAACAACGTCGCCGTGGTGGATGCGTCCAGCACGGGCCTGGGTCAGCCAGTCAGTCAGGCACTCACTGCCGAGAAGATTGGCAGCGGAGCGGACGCCAAGGCCCGCTATACGGTGAAAGTGTTTCCGGCGACCAGCGACGAGTTGGCCAAGGTGCGCGACGGCCTGATCGCCAGCACCGGTTTTTCCAGCAAGGAGCGCAAGGACGGCTTCGATGGCGTGCTGGTGCTGACCGATGACACGCTGGCTACGGGCAAGGTTTCCTACTACGGCGGCAACGTCGGCTCGATGGATTCCATGGTCAAGCTGCAGAGTGGCGTGTCGAGTGCCCTGGCCGGTGTGCGTCTGGGCAAGTCCGGTGTGGATGCCGCTTTGGTCAAGCAGGCGATGAAGCCGGCGAATATGGAGACCACCAAGGTCTCCGACGGCAAGCTCACCGGCCAGAGTGGCGCCGAGTCGTTCATGATCGCGTACTTCATGGGCTTCATTCTGTACATTGCCATTTTGATCTACGGTCAGCAGACGATGACCTCGGTGATCGAGGAAAAGACCTCGCGCATCATGGAAGTGCTGACGTCGTCGCTGACGCCGTTCGAGATGCTGCTGGGCAAGGTGCTCGGCGTGGGTCTGGCGGGGCTGACGCAGATGGCAATCTGGGGCGGCACGGTGTTCCTGATCAGCAGCCAGCGCGTGCATCTGGCCGGCCTGTTCGGGATGAGTGCGGATGCCGCGGCGAGCTTCCCGATTCCGGGTATGGCGCCGGGTCTGCTGGTGGTTTTCCTGCTGTATTTCGCGCTGGGCTTCCTGCTTTATGGCGCGTTGTACGCGGCGATCGGTGCGATGTGCAACACCATCCAGGAAACACAGCAGTACGCGATCTTCGTCACCATGTTCATCATCGTGGGTTTCTTCGCGGTGTTCGCGTTGATCAAGGACCCCACCGGTCAGCTCGGCGTGACCCTGTCGTTCGTTCCGTTCTTTGCGCCGTTCACCATGCCGGTACGTTATTCACTGACCTCGGTGCCGCCGCTGGAGCTGGCCTTGTCGCTGGGCATCATGCTGGTGACCTTGCTGGCCTGCGTATGGCTGGCCGCGCGAATCTATCGCACCGGCATCCTGATGTATGGCAAGAAGCCGTCGTGGAGCGAGTTGTGGCGCTGGATCAGGGCCTGA